In one window of Gemmatimonadota bacterium DNA:
- a CDS encoding thioredoxin domain-containing protein: protein MPNRLSKETSPYLLQHAENPVDWYAWGEEALSRARDDDRPILLSIGYSACHWCHVMERESFEDATVAALMNELFVSIKVDREERPDIDQIYMKAVQAMTGGGGWPLTAFLTPDGIPYYGGTYFPPLPRHGMPSFTQVLRAAGDAYRARPEEVRSTGKRLIEAMKQAAGGLTAESDTGTREALEAAYRALANQYDSVHGGFGEAPKFPQPVTLELLMRHHVRNGEPAALEMAEHTLRRMAAGGMRDHLGGGFHRYSVDARWLVPHFEKMLYDNALLARVYLDAYRLTASEDLRDVAEDTLDYLATDMRSPEGGFYSARDADSEGVEGAFYVWTAEEIRDVLDASAGAQDAELFHRAYDVSPGGNFEGRNILHLPHDLAAIAGSVEMSESDLRERMRAARTTLLQARGSREAPFRDEKILVSWNGMAIRAFAEVGATLGRWDYVDIATEAADFLWTELRPEGELRRVFKDGESKIPAFLEDFAALGNALLSLHAASLDPRWLTATRTLCEDILGRFLSAEDGLLYDTPDDGERLIFRPRDPMDNATPSGVSLAAELLLRAGHVFDHARYRDLALSIFGGDAAALKRFGPAFGRMLSAADRSLADSVEVAIIGDRADDATRELVRAAHQGFARNLTIVGRAPDELVAGVPLLEEARGLIDGFPTAYVCHGYSCRQPVTSPDQVREQMTSLG from the coding sequence ATGCCGAACCGCCTCTCCAAGGAAACGAGTCCGTACCTGCTGCAGCACGCGGAAAACCCCGTCGATTGGTACGCTTGGGGGGAGGAAGCGCTCTCGCGGGCCCGCGACGACGACCGCCCAATCCTGCTCTCCATCGGGTACTCGGCGTGCCACTGGTGCCATGTAATGGAGCGGGAGTCGTTCGAGGATGCGACGGTCGCCGCCTTGATGAACGAGCTCTTCGTCAGCATCAAGGTCGACCGTGAAGAGCGCCCGGACATCGATCAGATCTACATGAAGGCTGTGCAGGCGATGACCGGGGGCGGCGGATGGCCGCTCACCGCGTTCCTCACGCCGGACGGGATCCCGTACTACGGCGGCACGTACTTCCCGCCGCTGCCCCGACACGGCATGCCGTCGTTTACGCAGGTGCTGAGAGCAGCCGGGGACGCGTATCGCGCGCGCCCTGAGGAGGTACGGAGTACAGGAAAGCGCCTGATCGAGGCGATGAAGCAAGCTGCTGGCGGCCTGACCGCTGAATCGGACACGGGCACCAGAGAGGCGTTGGAGGCGGCATACCGGGCGCTTGCGAACCAGTACGACAGCGTACACGGCGGATTCGGGGAGGCGCCGAAGTTCCCGCAGCCGGTCACGCTGGAGCTGCTGATGCGGCATCACGTGAGGAATGGCGAGCCCGCAGCGCTGGAAATGGCAGAACACACGCTTCGTCGGATGGCCGCGGGCGGGATGCGAGATCACCTGGGTGGCGGATTCCATCGGTACTCCGTCGACGCCCGCTGGCTCGTGCCCCACTTCGAGAAGATGCTGTACGACAACGCCTTGCTGGCGCGAGTCTATCTCGACGCGTACCGGCTGACCGCGTCGGAAGATCTCCGCGACGTCGCGGAGGACACGCTGGACTATCTGGCGACGGACATGCGTTCGCCGGAAGGCGGTTTCTACTCTGCACGCGACGCGGATTCGGAGGGAGTTGAAGGGGCCTTCTACGTATGGACCGCGGAGGAGATACGAGATGTGTTGGACGCGTCCGCCGGAGCGCAGGACGCCGAGCTGTTCCACCGCGCCTACGACGTTTCACCGGGCGGAAACTTCGAGGGCCGGAACATCCTGCATCTTCCACACGACCTGGCCGCCATCGCCGGGTCCGTGGAGATGAGCGAATCGGACCTCCGTGAACGAATGCGAGCCGCGCGCACGACTCTGCTGCAGGCCCGTGGAAGCCGCGAGGCACCGTTCAGGGACGAGAAGATTCTGGTCTCCTGGAACGGGATGGCCATTCGCGCGTTCGCGGAAGTCGGGGCCACTCTGGGCCGTTGGGACTACGTGGACATCGCCACGGAGGCGGCCGACTTCCTGTGGACCGAGTTGCGCCCAGAAGGTGAGCTCCGGCGCGTCTTCAAGGACGGTGAGAGCAAGATTCCCGCATTCCTCGAGGACTTCGCCGCCCTAGGCAACGCGTTACTCTCGTTGCACGCCGCCTCGCTCGATCCGCGTTGGCTCACGGCGACCCGCACGCTTTGCGAAGACATCCTCGGGCGGTTCTTGAGTGCCGAGGACGGCCTGCTCTACGATACGCCCGACGACGGTGAGCGCCTGATCTTCCGGCCACGAGACCCCATGGACAACGCGACTCCGTCTGGAGTCTCCCTGGCCGCCGAGCTGCTTCTTCGAGCGGGGCATGTCTTCGACCACGCACGGTACCGTGATCTGGCACTGTCGATCTTTGGAGGAGACGCCGCGGCGTTGAAGCGCTTCGGGCCCGCTTTTGGACGCATGCTGTCGGCCGCGGACCGGTCTCTCGCGGACTCCGTCGAGGTGGCGATCATCGGGGACCGAGCAGACGACGCCACCCGCGAGCTCGTGCGAGCGGCACACCAAGGCTTCGCGCGAAATCTCACGATCGTGGGGCGCGCGCCCGACGAGTTGGTAGCAGGCGTGCCGTTGCTCGAGGAGGCGCGTGGCCTCATCGACGGTTTTCCTACCGCGTATGTGTGCCACGGGTACAGTTGCCGGCAACCGGTCACGAGTCCCGACCAGGTCCGTGAGCAGATGACATCGCTTGGCTAG
- a CDS encoding type II secretion system protein GspG: MARLFLLILLGIVAAYYFPDSRQAMQNVAAPVMAPIVKWSTRAEMAQVGGNVVEHERLTGKLPDRRNWSGWLDYRYLVDDMKQDPWGSRYQLRVWADSVAIVSVGPDRTRSTEDDFSVVTLRERRGR; this comes from the coding sequence GTGGCTAGACTGTTCCTGCTCATCCTGCTCGGAATCGTGGCGGCGTACTACTTCCCGGATTCCCGCCAGGCGATGCAGAATGTCGCCGCACCGGTCATGGCTCCCATCGTCAAGTGGAGCACCCGAGCGGAGATGGCCCAGGTGGGAGGGAACGTAGTGGAGCACGAGCGACTCACAGGTAAGCTCCCAGACCGGCGCAACTGGTCGGGGTGGCTCGACTACCGGTACCTGGTCGACGACATGAAGCAGGACCCTTGGGGCTCGCGCTATCAGCTGCGCGTATGGGCCGACTCCGTGGCGATCGTCTCGGTGGGGCCGGACCGGACGCGCTCGACCGAAGACGACTTCTCAGTCGTGACGCTGCGGGAGCGCAGGGGCCGATAA
- a CDS encoding dephospho-CoA kinase — MLSVALTGNVASGKSTVAEVWEAAGVPVISADDLSRRAVEPGTSGFQAVVEAFGEQLLTADGALDRPRLGELVFSDEAARGRLESIVHPIIWQLRDLWLAERMAEGATLVVSEIPLLFEADRQGDFDRIVLVDAPDEERLRRLVELRGSSSVDARRIMAAQMDPAAKRAKADFVITNDGTLDQLRDTAADVLRQLRVGTGEEATLRIDLHLHTEGSWDCLSDPEAVLERALLRGLGRIAITDHNRLDVALRMAEAHTDQIIPGEEVKTAEGIDVIGLYLSEEIPRGTPARETIERIREQSGIPYLPHPYAGGKGEGGRLVDTLAPLCDVVEVFNARLHKPRQNELAEELAERHGRLRGAGSDAHTLGELGRAYVAVPPHPNRPEALLTALEGGRTVGTASSHLVHLASTWAKVRRGWRR; from the coding sequence GTGCTGAGTGTCGCGCTGACCGGGAACGTCGCATCGGGCAAGTCGACGGTTGCGGAGGTGTGGGAGGCTGCGGGCGTGCCGGTGATCAGCGCCGATGATCTCTCTCGGCGCGCAGTAGAGCCCGGTACGTCCGGTTTTCAGGCGGTGGTCGAGGCGTTCGGTGAGCAGCTCCTCACGGCGGACGGCGCCCTCGACCGGCCCCGTCTGGGCGAGCTGGTCTTTTCAGACGAGGCTGCGCGTGGGCGGCTCGAGTCCATCGTGCACCCCATCATCTGGCAGCTCCGGGATCTATGGCTCGCGGAACGGATGGCGGAGGGCGCGACGCTCGTCGTGTCTGAGATCCCGCTGCTCTTCGAGGCCGACCGGCAAGGTGACTTCGACCGCATCGTGCTCGTCGACGCGCCGGACGAGGAGCGACTTCGCCGCCTCGTGGAGTTGCGAGGCTCTAGCTCCGTCGACGCCCGGCGGATCATGGCTGCACAGATGGATCCCGCAGCGAAGCGAGCGAAGGCCGACTTCGTCATCACGAACGATGGCACGCTCGACCAGCTGCGCGACACGGCCGCCGACGTCCTGCGGCAACTGCGCGTCGGGACGGGCGAAGAGGCCACGCTGCGCATCGACTTGCACTTGCACACGGAGGGGAGCTGGGACTGTCTCTCGGATCCCGAGGCGGTGTTGGAGCGCGCACTCCTGAGGGGGCTCGGTCGGATCGCGATCACAGACCACAACCGACTGGACGTGGCGCTGCGCATGGCCGAGGCGCACACGGATCAGATCATTCCAGGCGAAGAGGTGAAGACCGCCGAGGGCATTGACGTGATCGGGTTGTATCTGTCTGAGGAGATCCCCAGAGGCACGCCGGCCAGGGAGACCATCGAACGCATCCGTGAACAGAGCGGGATCCCATACCTTCCGCACCCCTATGCGGGGGGCAAGGGGGAAGGGGGGCGCCTTGTGGACACGCTGGCCCCGCTCTGTGATGTCGTCGAGGTCTTCAACGCGCGTTTGCACAAGCCGCGGCAGAACGAGCTCGCCGAGGAGTTGGCCGAGCGCCACGGGCGGCTTAGAGGCGCCGGCTCGGACGCGCACACGCTCGGCGAGCTCGGTCGGGCGTACGTCGCTGTGCCGCCACACCCGAACCGACCAGAGGCGCTGCTCACGGCTCTTGAAGGCGGTCGAACCGTGGGCACGGCTTCGTCGCATCTGGTGCATCTCGCGTCCACTTGGGCGAAGGTGCGAAGGGGGTGGAGGCGGTAG